In a single window of the Pocillopora verrucosa isolate sample1 chromosome 4, ASM3666991v2, whole genome shotgun sequence genome:
- the LOC131783763 gene encoding uncharacterized protein, which yields MYSQRTLIASPPFAPTVLCPILQGSIGIPSSPGDLPRNLPCLTAHFVGRDTDVKEIIEILEASRMVVVLFIPGMGKTEVGVGVSHLLKKRGYEIVIHIRVESHHQKLVDICSEILDQLNGRVWSPTANFMSLAKRKLSERNIPTVIVLDNTENIQCEEFDEFTKWFVKSAPNVKLIITTRKDVEIVSADVCTFRLKPLDPDSSAELLRRLVKNCSEEHSKELAKLCGGIPLLLVTCSDALNNCFSPEQLIQHLRSNPTQLFNNVNNTLKVFFDNFSDEVKRNLVLFSVFPSEFSTEDIQYLFEDSLHYQRVKTRMVKYALLQRDADEKMRMHPLVQAYFRTEKESLGMSDLWRTSQYKFNHHYLGLLRVLSKEFISKNSALVAIRKFRQQKANVMEALKNCLEESNDLDDKHFVLDVVNSTEVLDFVAKVLTPPKECTAFYQKCCNIAKASGDKKRHAESLNSLGFRRLCDVSHSKDSPEENKVTLSKFQEAYDMRRTLPAEEQKSQTHAHTASKLGVCLVLQGEEKKGRELIQEGISIRYSLGNRLYVAAGYCDLGNSYRLCGDHQKAIEIWKENTLPVYKEQLGDHPWTASILSYIADSYKALGSSERGYIDQAEMYFREARSLRKRLLGHHQDTARSCVQLSDVLVLQRQFDEALKKLNEAFVIQNDILGPDHKITKNTESKMSDLIDEKG from the exons ATGTATTCCCAAAGAACTTTGATAGCTTCCCCACCATTTGCTCCCACAGTTCTTTGTCCAATTTTACAG GGTTCCATTG gTATACCGTCGTCGCCGGGTGATCTACCTCGAAATCTTCCGTGTTTAACCGCACACTTTGTTGGAAGAGACACGGACGTAAAGGAAATCATTGAGATACTGGAGGCCTCTCGCAtggttgttgttctttttatcCCAGGAATGGGGAAGACTGAAGTGGGAGTCGGTGTAAGTCACTTGTTAAAGAAAAGAGGTTACGAGATTGTAATACATATACGAGTAGAGAGTCATCATCAGAAGCTCGTAGACATCTGCAGTGAGATTCTTGATCAATTAAATGGTCGCGTTTGGTCGCCAACCGCTAATTTTATGTCTCTTGCGAAGCGTAAACTATCGGAGCGAAATATCCCAACTGTCATTGTACTTGACAATACAGAGAATATACAGTGTGAGGAATTTGATGAATTCACTAAATGGTTTGTGAAATCTGCCCCAAATGTAAAGTTGATAATCACTACTCGAAAAGATGTTGAAATCGTGTCGGCAGACGTGTGTACGTTTCGTCTCAAACCTTTGGATCCCGACTCGTCTGCTGAACTGCTTCGGAGGCTTGTTAAAAACTGTAGTGAGGAACATTCCAAGGAACTTGCTAAATTATGTGGTGGGATACCACTCCTTCTTGTGACCTGTTCTGACGCACTGAACAATTGTTTTAGTCCCGAGCAGTTAATCCAACACCTCCGGAGTAATCCCACACAACTTTTCAACAATGTTAATAACACGCTGAAAgtattttttgacaatttttccgATGAGGTAAAACGGaatcttgttcttttttctgttttcccatCGGAGTTCTCAACTGAAGACATTCAGTACCTTTTTGAAGATTCTTTACACTATCAAAGAGTGAAGACCAGGATGGTCAAGTACGCTCTTCTTCAGAGAGACGCCGATGAAAAGATGAGGATGCATCCTTTGGTCCAAGCCTACTTCCGGACAGAGAAAGAATCTTTAGGCATGAGCGACCTGTGGCGCACCTCTCAGTATAAATTTAACCATCATTATCTTGGCCTGCTAAGAGTCTTGAGCAAAGAGTTTATCAGCAAAAATTCAGCTTTGGTTGCGATCCGTAAGTTTCGACAGCAGAAAGCGAACGTCATGGAAGCGCTGAAGAATTGTCTCGAAGAGTCTAACGATTTAGATGACAAACATTTCGTGTTAGACGTCGTCAACAGTACAGAAGTGCTGGATTTTGTGGCAAAAGTTCTAACACCCCCTAAAGAGTGCACTGCGTTTTATCAGAAATGCTGTAATATTGCTAAAGCGTCCGGCGACAAGAAGAGGCATGCAGAGAGCTTGAATTCACTCGGATTCCGTCGTCTCTGTGACGTGTCTCACAGCAAAGACAGCCCAGAAGAAAACAAAgtcacactttcaaaatttcaggaAGCATATGACATGCGCAGGACATTACCAGCGGAGGAACAAAAGTCCCAAACGCATGCGCACACAGCTAGTAAGCTCGGAGTATGTTTAGTATTGCAG ggagaagaaaaaaaaggacgaGAGCTCATACAGGAAGGAATTTCAATAAGATATTCTTTAGGCAACCGTTTGTATGTTGCTGCTGGATACTGTGACCTTGGAA ATTCTTATCGATTGTGTGGTGATCATCAAAAAGCAATCGAAATTTGGAAAGAGAACACTCTACCAGTTTACAAAGAGCAGCTTGGTGACCATCCCTGGACAGCTTCAATTTTGTCCTACATCGCTGACTCGTACAAGGCCCTTGGAAGCTCTGAGCGAGGTTACATCGACCAGGCCGAGATGTACTTCAGGGAAGCTCGAAGCCTACGAAAGAGGCTGTTGGGTCATCATCAGGATACAGCTCGTTCATGCGTTCAGCTTAGCGATGTCTTAGTCCTTCAACGACAATTTGATGAGGCTTTGAAGAAGCTTAATGAGGCTTTCGTAATTCAAAACGATATTTTGGGCCCTGACCACAAGATCACGAAGAACACTGAAAGCAAAATGAGTGATTTGATAGACGAAAAAGGTTAA